From one Halosimplex rubrum genomic stretch:
- the heR gene encoding heliorhodopsin HeR, with translation MGKTTPGDWNLRRFNAVMGALHFLQGALMLYLSSSREWTITATYLEFAADTQRLEPVMEAIGTIELAYLAVAFLFLSAIAHALIATILYDRYVAYLDQGMNPYRWYEYAVSASVMIVLIAMLAGVWDLGTLIALFGLVAVMNLCGLVMERHNRLTEETDWSSFVVGSIAGAVPWVVIAISIVGTFDAGGSPPDFVIVIYGSLFVLFNLFAINMLLQYREVWKWEDYLYGERAYIVLSLVAKSLLAWQVYFGALNSPV, from the coding sequence ATGGGCAAGACAACCCCTGGTGACTGGAATCTCCGGCGGTTCAACGCGGTCATGGGGGCCTTACACTTCCTCCAGGGTGCGTTGATGCTGTATCTGAGTTCCTCGCGGGAGTGGACGATCACCGCGACGTATCTCGAGTTCGCCGCCGATACGCAGCGACTCGAACCCGTCATGGAGGCGATCGGGACGATCGAGTTGGCCTATCTGGCGGTCGCGTTCCTGTTTCTCTCCGCGATCGCCCACGCGCTGATCGCGACGATCCTATACGACCGCTACGTCGCCTACCTCGACCAGGGGATGAACCCCTACCGGTGGTACGAGTACGCGGTCAGCGCCTCGGTGATGATCGTCCTGATCGCGATGCTCGCGGGCGTCTGGGACCTTGGCACGCTGATCGCACTGTTCGGACTCGTGGCGGTGATGAACCTCTGTGGACTGGTGATGGAGCGGCACAATCGCCTGACCGAGGAAACCGACTGGAGTTCGTTCGTCGTCGGTTCGATCGCCGGCGCCGTCCCCTGGGTCGTCATCGCCATCTCGATCGTCGGCACGTTCGACGCTGGCGGGAGCCCACCGGACTTCGTGATCGTCATCTACGGCTCGCTGTTCGTTCTGTTCAACCTCTTCGCGATCAACATGCTGTTGCAGTATCGCGAGGTCTGGAAGTGGGAGGACTACCTGTACGGTGAGCGGGCGTACATCGTCTTGAGTCTCGTGGCGAAGTCGCTGCTGGCCTGGCAGGTCTACTTCGGCGCGCTGAACTCTCCGGTGTAG
- a CDS encoding DUF5814 domain-containing protein, whose protein sequence is MAITDKIYIKNHQQIASQLETSFPKGAFKGATLDILFQGENLAKLDDATQDRVLDFATDFMDCDCEANPHCGHPEEKFVRYLLELRAQGLGPDAVVDVMGDDYMLYAYPGDVLSFLDGAVRTLEAVETLADVDGRSDAASDARQKREQLL, encoded by the coding sequence GTGGCCATCACGGACAAGATCTACATCAAGAACCACCAGCAGATCGCCTCCCAGCTAGAGACTTCCTTCCCGAAGGGGGCGTTCAAGGGGGCGACGCTGGACATCCTCTTCCAGGGGGAGAACCTCGCGAAGCTCGACGACGCGACCCAGGACCGCGTGCTCGACTTCGCCACCGACTTCATGGACTGCGACTGCGAGGCCAACCCCCACTGTGGCCACCCCGAGGAGAAGTTCGTCCGCTACCTCCTCGAACTCCGGGCACAGGGCCTGGGCCCCGACGCCGTCGTCGACGTGATGGGCGACGACTACATGCTCTACGCCTACCCCGGCGACGTGCTCTCCTTCCTCGACGGCGCCGTCCGCACGCTCGAAGCCGTCGAGACGCTCGCCGATGTCGACGGCCGCAGCGACGCCGCCAGCGACGCCCGGCAGAAACGCGAACAGCTCCTGTAG
- a CDS encoding haloacid dehalogenase type II, producing MSFDAERVSALLFDSYSTLVDVAAAERALAERVDDPEPVSELWRARSLEYTMVANHVDAYQPFYEMNRDALQYALDATGADLSADERDEILAVYHELDVFDDVRDGLERLTGAGYDCYILSNGNPEMLDSLVDHADVDDLIEATISADEVELFKPHADLYRHAAERVGEPVGELAHVTALWFDVMGATHAGMQGVWVDRKGDPPETFGPEPALTIETFYDLVDALDA from the coding sequence ATGTCGTTCGACGCCGAGCGCGTGTCGGCGCTCCTGTTCGACTCGTACAGCACGCTCGTGGACGTAGCGGCGGCCGAGCGGGCGCTCGCCGAACGGGTCGACGACCCCGAGCCCGTCTCGGAGCTGTGGCGGGCGCGGTCGCTGGAGTACACGATGGTCGCCAACCACGTCGACGCCTACCAGCCGTTCTACGAGATGAATCGCGACGCGCTCCAGTACGCCCTCGACGCGACCGGCGCGGACCTCTCGGCCGACGAACGCGACGAGATACTGGCCGTCTACCACGAACTCGACGTGTTCGACGACGTGCGTGACGGGCTGGAACGACTCACCGGTGCGGGATACGACTGTTACATCCTCTCGAACGGGAACCCCGAGATGCTCGACTCGCTGGTCGACCACGCCGACGTCGACGACCTGATCGAGGCGACGATCAGCGCCGACGAGGTGGAACTGTTCAAACCGCACGCCGACCTGTACCGCCACGCCGCCGAGCGAGTCGGGGAACCGGTCGGGGAGCTGGCCCACGTCACGGCGCTGTGGTTCGACGTGATGGGCGCGACCCACGCCGGGATGCAGGGCGTGTGGGTCGACCGGAAGGGCGACCCGCCGGAGACGTTCGGGCCGGAGCCGGCGCTGACGATCGAGACGTTCTACGACCTCGTCGACGCGCTGGACGCCTAA
- a CDS encoding RPA family protein has translation MATTPTREVARRVFAGEFNDATYTFKESDDERAPVYLLLPTGERANRVFLVGTLMETEDVGDDSEYWQGQVIDPNGDRYYMYAGQYQPDAASMLRELEPPAYISVVGKPRTYETDDGEVNVSVRPESITEVDAATRDRWVVETAERTLDRIGRYTDGTDGDGDAAVDEYVAMAEQEYDLPIEDYRRQVVEALESLEDEEAVAAEPDA, from the coding sequence ATGGCCACGACACCCACCCGCGAGGTCGCCCGCCGCGTGTTCGCGGGCGAGTTCAACGACGCGACGTACACGTTCAAGGAGAGCGACGACGAGCGAGCGCCCGTCTACCTGCTGTTGCCGACGGGCGAGCGGGCCAACCGCGTGTTCCTCGTCGGGACGCTCATGGAGACCGAGGACGTGGGCGACGACAGCGAGTACTGGCAGGGGCAGGTCATCGACCCCAACGGCGACCGCTACTACATGTACGCGGGCCAGTACCAGCCCGACGCGGCCTCGATGCTGCGGGAACTGGAGCCGCCGGCGTACATCTCGGTCGTCGGCAAGCCCCGGACCTACGAGACCGACGACGGCGAGGTGAACGTCTCCGTCCGGCCGGAGTCGATCACCGAAGTCGACGCGGCCACCCGCGACCGCTGGGTCGTCGAGACCGCCGAACGCACGCTCGACCGGATCGGCCGCTACACGGATGGAACCGACGGGGACGGCGACGCCGCCGTCGACGAGTACGTCGCGATGGCCGAACAAGAGTACGACCTGCCGATCGAGGACTACCGGCGGCAGGTCGTCGAGGCGCTGGAGAGCCTCGAAGACGAGGAAGCGGTCGCGGCCGAGCCCGACGCCTGA
- a CDS encoding replication factor A (Replication protein A protects and stabilize the intermediate ssDNA that is generated by the unwinding action of a DNA helicase at the replication fork. In addition, SSBs prevent the formation of secondary structures by single-stranded template DNA.): MTDLRTQATEIHEQFEDQLEISVDDVEERLDTLVNEYKVPLSEARRSVTNTYLDEAGMERDELGGGGSGNDRVQVADVDAPEEWVDIKGEVTELWEANSDAVAQVGLFGDETGTIKFTKWSKSELPELEEGKVYDLRNVVTDEYEGRFSVKLNRTTVIEELDEEIEVGDDDVSVEGALVDIQSGSGLIKRCPEEDCTRVLQNGRCNEHGEVEGEFDLRIKGVLDDGEEVHEILFNQEATEDLTGITLEEAQEMAMDALDTSVVADEMRADLLGKYYRVTGPTFRRYVLVDEVERLSEPTDAEAVLIKARSI, translated from the coding sequence ATGACGGATTTGCGTACACAGGCGACAGAGATACACGAACAGTTCGAGGACCAGCTGGAGATTTCCGTCGACGACGTCGAAGAGCGTCTCGACACGCTGGTCAACGAGTACAAGGTTCCCCTCTCGGAGGCCCGTCGGAGCGTCACCAACACCTACCTCGACGAGGCGGGGATGGAGCGCGACGAACTCGGCGGCGGCGGCTCCGGCAACGACCGCGTTCAGGTCGCCGATGTCGACGCCCCGGAGGAGTGGGTCGACATCAAAGGCGAAGTCACGGAACTGTGGGAGGCCAACTCCGACGCCGTGGCACAGGTCGGCCTGTTCGGCGACGAGACGGGCACGATCAAGTTCACCAAGTGGTCGAAGTCCGAGCTCCCCGAGCTGGAGGAGGGCAAAGTCTACGACCTCCGGAACGTCGTGACCGACGAGTACGAGGGGCGGTTCTCGGTGAAGCTCAACCGCACCACGGTGATCGAGGAACTCGACGAGGAGATCGAGGTCGGCGACGACGACGTGAGCGTCGAGGGCGCACTGGTGGACATCCAGTCCGGGTCCGGACTGATCAAGCGCTGCCCGGAGGAGGACTGTACGCGCGTCCTCCAGAACGGCCGCTGTAACGAGCACGGCGAGGTCGAGGGCGAGTTCGACCTCCGGATCAAGGGCGTGCTCGACGACGGCGAGGAGGTCCACGAGATCCTCTTCAACCAGGAGGCCACCGAGGACCTGACCGGCATCACGCTGGAGGAGGCCCAGGAGATGGCGATGGACGCGCTCGATACGTCGGTCGTCGCCGACGAGATGCGCGCCGACCTCCTGGGGAAGTACTACCGCGTCACCGGGCCGACCTTCCGTCGGTACGTGCTGGTCGACGAGGTCGAGCGACTCTCCGAGCCGACGGATGCAGAGGCCGTGCTGATCAAAGCGAGGTCGATATAG
- a CDS encoding DUF7091 family protein, which yields MADDRIERVLRQKLRSAGRQIGEAKRAYRHARRSAEADLPHGDDGRARIVCRRYAERRAVELDPEHRPGCFDPQSQDCQGCIEDIRSGDVETW from the coding sequence ATGGCAGACGACCGCATCGAGCGAGTCCTCCGGCAGAAGCTCCGGTCGGCGGGCCGCCAGATCGGCGAGGCCAAGCGCGCCTACAGACACGCCCGCCGCTCGGCCGAGGCGGACCTCCCCCACGGCGACGACGGCCGCGCGAGGATCGTCTGTCGGCGCTACGCCGAGCGCCGCGCGGTCGAACTCGACCCCGAACACCGCCCGGGCTGTTTCGACCCCCAATCCCAGGACTGCCAGGGCTGTATCGAGGACATCCGCTCGGGCGACGTCGAGACCTGGTGA
- a CDS encoding helix-turn-helix domain-containing protein, giving the protein MALRAEYHLGCDALPLVDVAAAVPDAALELSIGLGEGERPRFTAVVTADPETTATVEDAFESTAFVGEYRLVVRDGDTSRYTIAPGTSMAEQLGGSLDDLDDLRALYETPVQIEFIRATPTGWLQAGRFADRTAFDELREFWQRNTTFRLRKLTRVGDGADADDRFAADPDGDGLTDAQREAIRTAHRMGYFEIPRTATLSDVAAELDISASSCSERLRRAQTHLVETHVDDTGRQQRPLLEAPHD; this is encoded by the coding sequence ATGGCCCTCCGCGCCGAATACCACCTCGGCTGTGACGCGCTCCCGCTGGTCGACGTGGCCGCGGCGGTGCCCGACGCCGCCCTCGAACTCTCGATCGGGCTGGGCGAGGGAGAGCGACCGCGCTTCACCGCGGTCGTGACCGCCGACCCGGAGACGACCGCGACCGTCGAGGACGCGTTCGAGTCGACGGCGTTCGTCGGCGAGTACCGCCTCGTCGTCCGCGACGGCGACACCAGCCGCTACACCATCGCGCCGGGCACGAGCATGGCCGAACAGCTCGGCGGCTCTCTCGACGACCTCGACGACCTGCGCGCGCTCTACGAGACCCCAGTCCAGATCGAGTTCATCCGCGCGACGCCGACGGGCTGGCTCCAGGCCGGTCGCTTCGCCGACCGCACCGCGTTCGACGAACTCCGGGAGTTCTGGCAGCGCAACACCACCTTCCGACTGCGCAAACTCACCCGCGTCGGCGACGGGGCCGACGCCGACGACCGGTTCGCCGCCGACCCGGACGGCGACGGCCTCACCGACGCCCAGCGGGAGGCGATCCGGACCGCCCACCGGATGGGCTACTTCGAGATCCCACGGACGGCGACACTCTCGGACGTGGCCGCGGAACTCGACATCTCGGCGTCGTCGTGCTCGGAGCGGCTCCGCCGCGCCCAGACCCACCTGGTCGAGACGCACGTCGACGACACCGGTCGGCAGCAGCGACCCCTACTTGAAGCACCGCACGACTGA
- a CDS encoding alpha/beta fold hydrolase, whose product MPTTQSTTAADGIDVEYERHGDGQPVVLLHGGMAPREYWQPVIPHFEEYAPVVPQRPGFGTCLDDPEETGPEEVLDREVAYVRALVDDLDTDGGSDRRPVLLGHSFGALTAIETARALAEDGEGDAIEAVVAYEPAILPEAFAEHADLADRMATRLDDGDREGAMKLYVEQVVLAGEAEDLDAWLAEWPIWPDCVGLVEEVIRMNYAVERYDLPERLGVDAPTLVLSGTDGPKFLRESARAVHDALPSSRFVEFDGVSHSGPSEAPHRTVAEMCAFLDAH is encoded by the coding sequence ATGCCGACGACACAGTCCACGACGGCAGCGGACGGTATCGACGTCGAGTACGAACGCCACGGCGACGGCCAGCCCGTCGTCCTCCTCCACGGCGGGATGGCGCCCCGCGAGTACTGGCAGCCCGTGATCCCCCACTTCGAGGAGTACGCCCCAGTCGTCCCGCAGCGTCCGGGGTTCGGCACCTGCCTCGACGACCCCGAGGAGACCGGCCCCGAGGAGGTGCTCGACCGGGAAGTCGCGTACGTCCGCGCGCTCGTCGACGACCTCGACACCGACGGCGGGAGTGACCGGCGGCCCGTCCTGCTGGGTCACTCCTTCGGCGCGCTCACCGCTATCGAGACGGCGCGAGCGCTCGCCGAGGACGGCGAGGGAGACGCGATCGAGGCCGTCGTCGCCTACGAACCGGCGATCCTCCCTGAAGCGTTCGCCGAGCACGCCGACCTGGCCGACCGAATGGCGACCCGCCTCGACGACGGCGACCGCGAGGGCGCGATGAAGCTGTACGTCGAACAGGTCGTCCTCGCCGGCGAAGCCGAGGATCTGGACGCCTGGTTGGCCGAGTGGCCGATCTGGCCCGACTGCGTGGGTCTGGTCGAGGAAGTGATCCGGATGAACTACGCCGTCGAACGCTACGACCTCCCGGAGCGCCTCGGCGTCGACGCGCCGACGCTCGTCCTGAGCGGGACCGACGGTCCCAAGTTCCTCCGCGAAAGCGCCCGCGCCGTCCACGACGCGCTCCCGTCGAGCCGGTTCGTCGAGTTCGACGGCGTCAGCCACTCCGGTCCTTCGGAGGCGCCCCATCGAACCGTCGCCGAGATGTGCGCGTTCCTCGACGCGCACTGA
- a CDS encoding mannose-1-phosphate guanylyltransferase, translated as MTDTLVAVVLAGGTGTRLYPASRSDRPKQFLPLGGDRSLLAETVDRAGFADEVYVLTRPDLADQVREHAPSAGVLTEPEPKDTGPALAYAAHRVREQVGDCTLVCLPSDHHIEGEGATDGSGLGTSERASPASSDFAGTMTDAAAVAAETDSLVTVGVEPTRPETGYGYVKPGDERTTDGGRTYHPVETFTEKPDQGAAMRYRHHGYYWNAGMFAWTPDAFLREAADSELAPLLDALDAGDPDRGFAAVDPVSVDYAVMEATDDAALVPATFEWDDLGAWDAVERVLDADDDGNAVLGDAVTIDAENTVVATDGHASVVGVEDLVVASYGDRTLVVPKNQAQRVREVVAELEDEGLF; from the coding sequence ATGACCGACACGCTCGTCGCGGTCGTCCTCGCGGGCGGGACCGGAACCCGACTCTACCCCGCCAGTCGGAGCGACCGCCCGAAGCAGTTCCTCCCGCTCGGCGGCGACCGCTCGCTGCTGGCCGAGACCGTCGACCGCGCCGGCTTCGCCGACGAGGTGTACGTCCTCACGCGCCCGGATCTGGCCGACCAGGTCCGCGAACACGCCCCGAGCGCGGGCGTCCTCACCGAACCCGAGCCGAAGGACACGGGACCCGCACTCGCCTACGCGGCCCACCGCGTCCGCGAGCAGGTCGGCGACTGCACCCTCGTGTGCCTCCCCAGCGACCACCACATCGAGGGCGAGGGCGCGACCGACGGGAGCGGCCTCGGTACCAGCGAGCGGGCCTCGCCCGCGAGCAGCGACTTCGCCGGGACGATGACCGACGCCGCCGCGGTCGCCGCCGAGACCGACTCGCTCGTGACCGTCGGCGTCGAACCCACCCGCCCGGAGACCGGCTACGGCTACGTCAAGCCGGGCGACGAGCGGACCACCGACGGCGGCCGCACGTACCACCCCGTCGAGACGTTCACTGAGAAACCCGACCAGGGCGCGGCGATGCGGTATCGCCACCACGGTTACTACTGGAACGCCGGGATGTTCGCGTGGACGCCCGACGCCTTCCTCCGGGAGGCCGCCGACAGCGAACTCGCTCCACTGCTCGACGCGCTCGACGCGGGCGACCCCGACCGCGGGTTCGCGGCCGTCGACCCGGTGAGCGTCGACTACGCCGTCATGGAGGCGACCGACGACGCCGCCTTGGTCCCGGCGACCTTCGAGTGGGACGACCTGGGCGCGTGGGACGCCGTCGAGCGCGTCCTCGACGCCGACGACGACGGCAACGCGGTCCTCGGCGACGCGGTCACGATCGACGCCGAGAACACCGTCGTCGCCACCGACGGCCACGCCAGCGTCGTCGGCGTCGAAGATCTGGTCGTCGCTTCCTACGGCGACCGCACGCTCGTCGTCCCGAAGAACCAGGCCCAGCGGGTGCGCGAGGTCGTCGCCGAACTGGAGGACGAGGGGCTGTTCTGA
- a CDS encoding SDR family oxidoreductase, with protein sequence MDLQLDGSAALTTASSSGLGLASAKALAREGADVAICGRTESHLESAADELESLGDGDVLAVEVDLTDRAEVEAYVEQVADEFGGIDQVVMSAGGPPSGAFLEMDDEDWYGAYDTLVMSAVWTTRFAYPYLEDSEQGSITAITSRSVREVIDDLVLSNAVRRAVIGMVKTQAREFAPDVRVNAVLPGAHETARIEELIEDGVERGDYDSYEEGLADKGSSVPLGRIGDPGELGDVVAFLASPRASFVSGTALPIDGGAMRS encoded by the coding sequence ATGGATCTGCAACTCGACGGCAGCGCGGCACTGACGACGGCCAGTTCGAGCGGGCTCGGTCTCGCGAGCGCGAAGGCCCTCGCCCGCGAGGGCGCGGACGTAGCGATCTGCGGCCGCACCGAATCGCACCTCGAATCGGCCGCGGACGAACTCGAATCGCTGGGCGACGGCGACGTCCTCGCCGTGGAGGTCGACCTGACCGACCGGGCGGAAGTCGAGGCCTACGTCGAGCAGGTCGCCGACGAGTTCGGCGGGATCGACCAGGTCGTGATGAGCGCGGGCGGCCCGCCCAGCGGCGCGTTCCTGGAGATGGACGACGAGGACTGGTACGGCGCCTACGACACGCTCGTCATGTCGGCGGTGTGGACGACCCGCTTCGCCTACCCCTACCTCGAAGATTCGGAGCAGGGCTCGATCACCGCCATCACCTCCCGCTCGGTGCGGGAGGTCATCGACGATCTGGTGCTCTCGAACGCGGTCCGGCGGGCGGTCATCGGGATGGTCAAGACCCAGGCGCGGGAGTTCGCGCCGGACGTGCGCGTCAACGCGGTCCTGCCGGGCGCTCACGAGACCGCCCGCATCGAGGAACTCATCGAGGACGGCGTCGAACGCGGCGACTACGACAGCTACGAAGAGGGGCTGGCCGACAAGGGGTCGTCGGTCCCGCTCGGACGGATCGGCGACCCGGGGGAACTCGGCGACGTGGTGGCGTTCCTCGCCAGTCCGCGCGCGAGCTTCGTGTCGGGGACCGCCCTGCCTATCGACGGCGGCGCGATGCGGAGCTAG
- a CDS encoding TRAM domain-containing protein → MPDCPLADECPSFQERIEGMGCTHYGDRGGAEWCNHYNQPIEDLKSQPVKPGEEVVVEVEDIHESGAGVGRTEDGFIIMVDGVLPPARAKVKITKVRSNHARADEIERLPDDPDEEGEEAESDADETDDEADETEDEDDRERLGSRDNFWGS, encoded by the coding sequence ATGCCCGACTGTCCACTCGCGGACGAGTGCCCCAGTTTCCAGGAGCGCATCGAGGGGATGGGCTGTACGCACTACGGCGACCGCGGCGGCGCCGAGTGGTGCAATCACTACAACCAGCCGATCGAGGACCTCAAGAGTCAACCCGTCAAGCCCGGCGAGGAGGTCGTGGTCGAGGTCGAGGACATCCACGAGAGCGGCGCCGGCGTCGGCCGCACCGAGGACGGCTTCATCATCATGGTCGACGGCGTCCTGCCGCCGGCCCGCGCGAAGGTGAAGATCACCAAGGTCCGCTCGAACCACGCCCGGGCCGACGAGATCGAACGCCTCCCCGACGACCCCGACGAGGAGGGCGAGGAAGCCGAGTCAGACGCCGACGAGACGGACGACGAGGCCGACGAAACGGAAGACGAAGACGACCGCGAGCGCCTCGGTAGCCGCGACAACTTCTGGGGCTCGTAG
- a CDS encoding NADP-dependent oxidoreductase yields the protein MPDANRQFRLAKRPEGKPDRDTFDLVETDVPEPGPGEALVRTRYLSVDPYMRGRMSAAESYADPWDVGDPLRAGAVGEVVESNGAGFEAGDIVVGNLEWADYTTAPGTELTAVDPDVAPVSTALGVLGMPGRTAYFGVREVADVKPGDTFVVTGAAGAVGSVAGQIAKLAGARVVGFAGSDEKVAFLEDDLGFDAGINYEATDDYRAALDEAAPDGVDAYFDNVGGPITDAVFDRLNVDARVAVCGQIAHYNATERPTGPRKLPALISKRARVEGFLVGDFAPRFEQATTQLGEWVATGEISYRETVTEELESAPDAFLGLFEGENIGKQLVEVGEADS from the coding sequence ATGCCCGACGCCAACAGGCAGTTCCGCCTGGCGAAGCGACCCGAAGGGAAACCGGACCGCGACACGTTCGACCTCGTGGAGACCGACGTGCCCGAACCCGGGCCGGGCGAGGCGCTCGTCCGCACCCGCTATCTCTCGGTCGATCCGTACATGCGCGGCCGCATGAGCGCCGCCGAGTCCTACGCCGACCCCTGGGACGTGGGCGACCCGCTCCGGGCGGGCGCCGTCGGCGAAGTCGTCGAGTCCAACGGCGCCGGCTTCGAGGCGGGCGACATCGTCGTCGGCAACCTGGAGTGGGCCGACTACACGACGGCCCCGGGAACCGAACTCACCGCGGTCGACCCCGACGTGGCCCCCGTCTCGACGGCGCTCGGCGTGCTCGGCATGCCCGGCCGGACGGCCTACTTCGGCGTCCGCGAAGTGGCCGACGTGAAGCCCGGCGACACGTTCGTCGTCACGGGCGCGGCGGGCGCCGTCGGCTCCGTCGCCGGCCAGATCGCCAAGCTGGCCGGCGCCCGCGTCGTCGGCTTCGCCGGCTCCGACGAGAAGGTCGCGTTCCTCGAAGACGACCTGGGCTTCGACGCCGGGATCAACTACGAGGCGACCGACGACTACCGCGCGGCGCTGGACGAGGCGGCGCCCGACGGCGTCGACGCCTACTTCGACAACGTCGGCGGTCCGATCACCGACGCGGTCTTCGACCGCCTGAACGTCGACGCGCGGGTCGCCGTCTGCGGCCAGATAGCCCACTACAACGCCACCGAGCGCCCGACCGGCCCCCGCAAGCTCCCGGCGCTGATCAGCAAGCGCGCCCGCGTCGAGGGGTTCCTCGTCGGCGACTTCGCGCCCCGCTTCGAGCAGGCGACGACACAGCTCGGCGAGTGGGTCGCCACTGGGGAGATCAGCTACCGCGAGACCGTCACCGAGGAGCTGGAGTCGGCGCCCGACGCCTTCCTCGGGCTGTTCGAGGGCGAGAATATCGGGAAACAGCTCGTCGAAGTCGGCGAAGCGGACTCGTAA
- a CDS encoding ATP-binding protein: protein MSDPELAVVEFVLTAQAYSDNRDLDADDLPPAYRAVFWSDGEIERPLSATTTTAREATDVDRPWEAISGLMFTDRDDFSGTITFTDEDMAEEWFLDRVDADHLNDNPVLASVYEDEVEGADYEHARAENRPVRADRVWIDQLLEEYFDEDDEDEQEMLDLVDIRAPEEVEMSMDDLVLTADQEGEIHKIVKAIEHRDYLAQIGLREIGKLLFVGPPGTGKTSVARALASELDLPFVEVKLSMITSQYLGETAKNVEKVFEVATRLSPCILFMDEFDFVAKTRASDEHAAIKRAVNTLLKSIDEVSLIEHEVLLIGATNHPDQLDAAAWRRFDEIVNFPKPDDQMRADILQVVTREMEIDDFDPMAVARETEGLTGSDLRLVLREAVLDALTEERTTLTQQDLMDAVAGFEERDNLKNMDMIEGDHDALVAGGDISGTNDAASDGGHSHDHDHSHDD, encoded by the coding sequence ATGAGCGATCCGGAGCTTGCGGTCGTGGAGTTCGTGCTGACGGCGCAGGCCTACAGCGACAACCGCGACCTCGACGCCGACGATCTGCCGCCCGCCTACCGGGCGGTCTTCTGGAGCGACGGGGAGATCGAGCGCCCGCTCTCGGCCACCACGACGACGGCCCGAGAGGCGACCGACGTGGACCGGCCCTGGGAGGCCATCTCGGGGCTGATGTTCACCGACCGGGACGACTTCTCGGGCACGATCACCTTCACCGACGAGGACATGGCCGAGGAGTGGTTCCTCGACCGGGTCGACGCCGACCACCTCAACGACAATCCAGTCCTCGCGAGCGTCTACGAGGACGAGGTCGAGGGCGCCGACTACGAGCACGCCCGCGCGGAGAACCGGCCGGTCCGTGCCGACCGGGTCTGGATCGACCAGCTCCTCGAGGAGTACTTCGACGAGGACGACGAGGACGAACAGGAGATGCTCGACCTCGTCGACATCCGCGCTCCCGAGGAGGTCGAGATGAGCATGGACGACCTGGTGCTCACCGCCGACCAGGAGGGGGAGATCCACAAGATCGTCAAGGCCATCGAACACCGCGACTACCTCGCCCAGATCGGCCTCCGGGAGATCGGCAAGCTCCTGTTCGTCGGCCCGCCGGGCACCGGGAAAACGTCGGTCGCCCGCGCGCTCGCCAGCGAGCTCGACCTCCCGTTCGTCGAGGTCAAACTCTCCATGATCACCTCGCAGTACCTCGGCGAGACGGCCAAGAACGTCGAGAAGGTGTTCGAGGTCGCCACCCGCCTCTCGCCGTGTATCCTCTTCATGGACGAGTTCGACTTCGTCGCCAAGACCCGCGCCAGCGACGAGCACGCGGCCATCAAACGCGCCGTCAACACCCTGCTCAAGAGCATCGACGAGGTGAGCCTCATCGAGCACGAGGTGTTGCTCATCGGCGCGACCAACCACCCCGACCAGCTCGACGCCGCCGCCTGGCGCCGCTTCGACGAGATCGTCAACTTCCCCAAGCCCGACGACCAGATGCGGGCGGACATCCTGCAGGTGGTCACCCGGGAGATGGAGATCGACGACTTCGACCCGATGGCCGTCGCCCGCGAGACCGAGGGACTGACCGGTTCCGACCTCCGGCTCGTCCTGCGGGAGGCCGTCCTCGACGCCCTGACCGAGGAGCGCACCACGCTCACTCAGCAGGACCTGATGGACGCCGTCGCGGGCTTCGAGGAGCGGGACAACCTCAAGAACATGGACATGATCGAGGGCGACCACGACGCCTTGGTCGCCGGCGGCGACATCTCCGGGACCAACGACGCCGCCTCGGACGGCGGCCACTCCCACGACCACGACCACTCCCACGACGACTGA